Proteins encoded together in one Bombus pascuorum chromosome 16, iyBomPasc1.1, whole genome shotgun sequence window:
- the LOC132915116 gene encoding sodium channel protein 60E-like isoform X3 translates to MIPSQGGREGYKGSANPPSNGSEDNGFANRPRVAGLYATNLFREEPIRFSSGETTRSHGLTRDTLERSPREIGSQRSLNLPTGIAEEFELLDRSRVGISRTPQPLRRGETDAARYEPRSRFDESATRRTDHYGSPPVQRIRESDDEQQEECIARSVCSTLRVSLLEFPRSDQTTWMESDVGDSKIPVSTDDLTGRRGPDDSSTFVTTSASILISPASETSECDAILPPEVEKSSPPPYAGLSPPEYIGQEYETSETPSPIFPNYPLTSYAEETHHRRSRSSVSDAGLEFTARDERLKRDSRFESEPEEALAEEIGRSRRTRSNLERSTDDHVSRSRDVARLRPPLAAAAGVSADSGTGDSGSAEIQVDPLGIPRTTTAGEILDGRNGVENGQAASKSSIKTPTGNNKQTVKLFTKESLDRLENKTVQLVRDYGFQPKRRMSVEDGAVLPNKFEPFPTELYGRPLEEIDNFIYDETFCVVSKRFRKNYIHRFTATNSWFIFSPWNPIRRYCIYLSTNQYFDYIVMATIILNCAFLAMTETIEEAEYIFLAIYTAEMVIKSIAKGFALNKYTYLRNPWNWLDFVVITSGYATIGMEVGNLAGLRTFRVLRALKTVSIMPGLKTIINALLHSFKQLAEVMTLTIFCLMVFALFALQVYMGELRNKCVKNVEFNNTQVDWREWTWNSSNWAFDEDEEPIICGNATGARHCNESYICLCVGPNPNHGYTNFDNFLWSMLTTFQLITLDYWEDVYNKVLSACGPISVSFFTVVVFFGSFYLINLMLAVVALSYEEEAEITNEERRKDLTDHREDSTFSFDPTKINVKTLAKEKQKKLDARKGVLLSSYTRKKTRRRRRGRSTGGSGSSGQDKGGSVPSRSVTPSPSPSPRHSNVRPSHLLLQNISPRTVENNGVHRLAPNRGMLHSRQASNNSNQHSSLDDSGVVDDHDGDDVTSVEEHDRRDNKESRAHWQERIPTNNKADGNAETNTGETKNETNNETEVDNERERSQATNSGGYLGAPTNVPVSLASGTTREIRVFKCNGVKTKKQMYTLPPEYLSHIVILDDLPDRNCEKCIQCCIDYEGWLRFQNCLYKVVRDPLFELTITLCIVLNTGFLAMEHHGMSESIRQALNIGNKVFTSIFTFECLLKLLALSKDFFANGWNNFDLIIVSASLIDLTFELVDGLSVIRGLRLLRVLKLAQSWTTMKVLLSIIISTIGALGNLTLVLVIVIYIFAVIGMQLFSKDYTLDKFYPDPVPRWNFNDFFHSFMMIFRILCGEWIEPLWDCMRAEEEDGPEACFAIFLPALVMGNFMVLNLFLALLLNSFNSEELKQKKEEVGDDSKLARSFDRIRSIIRKNKCSRLSQAVAKGKGKDARFEKIVRRVIDRSDNETKYAIQETVLSLPKDNVYNRSYQESLNQPVFSYDPMYSQSQTEEQRYGQREKEEEKDASPDDENDYSSKEKEIEANEGKEEECQEVDVVRDSSSSNKAPVEERVAMLPQTDPFPRPEDRVPKRPWHALVSYVDELTVGGRRDSKGKYIDGMGSFPGFGRSNRRKEPQDCFPRQCYQKCTCIDRCIATTIGKKWIRMRTVILSVVDTPAFEWMILVFIFASSITLCFEDIYLDDNPFLKKILYWTNLGFCALFTIEMLLKWLALGFCKYFTSFWTILDFIIVFVSTFSLLIEENENLKVLRSLRTLRALRPLRAISRWQGMRIVVNALMYAIPSIFNVLLVCLVFWLIFSIMGVQFFGGKFFKCVDEYGELLDISIVNTKDDCLRKNYSWENSKITFDHVGIAYLALFQVATFEGWMEVMQDAVDARGVDLQPQREANIYAYFYFVIFIVCGSFFTLNLFIGVIIDNFNMLKKKYEGGVLEMFLTESQKHYYTAMKKLGRKKPQKVIKRPMNQILAMFYDLSNSRRFEIAIFILIFLNMLTMGIEHYDQPHPIFFVLEVSNAFFTTVFGLEAIVKIIGLRYHYFTVPWNLFDFLLVLASILGILMEDIMVDFPVSPTLLRVVRVFRIGRILRLIKAAKGIRKLLFALVVSLPALFNIGALLALITFIYAIIGMSVFGHVKKQGALDDMKHAITVSINDIGRLERCVRVFDGTTTGLRSYSD, encoded by the exons ATGATACCTTCGCAAGGTGGCCGTGAGGGATACAAAGGTTCTGCCAACCCTCCGAGCAACGGCTCTGAGGACAATGGCTTCGCTAATCGACCCCGAGTGGCGGGCCTTTACGCGACGAATCTCTTCAGAGAAGAGCCCATTCGATTCTCGTCAGGAGAGACTACTCGATCTCATGGTCTCACGCGAGATACCCTCGAAAGATCGCCACGAGAGATTGGAAGCCAGAGAAGTTTAAATCTCCCTACGGGCATAGCCGAGGAATTCGAGCTTTTGGATCGGTCAAGAGTCGGGATTTCAAGAACACCCCAGCCATTAAGGAGAGGAGAGACGGACGCTGCTCGTTACGAACCTAGATCCAGATTCGATGAATCCGCCACCAGACGAACGGATCATTATGGATCGCCACCTGTCCAAAGGATTCGCGAGAGCGACGATGAGCAACAGGAAGAATGCATTGCTCGATCCGTGTGCAGTACCCTTCGTGTGTCTCTCCTTGAGTTTCCGCGCTCCGACCAGACAACGTGGATGGAGTCGGACGTTGGTGATTCTAAAATACCTGTTTCGACCGATGATCTTACTGGGAGAAGAGGGCCAGATGACAGTTCGACGTTCGTTACAACTTCTGCCTCGATACTTATTTCTCCGGCGAGCGAGACCAGCGAATGCGATGCAATCTTGCCCCCGGAAGTGGAGAAATCATCACCGCCACCGTATGCGGGCCTCAGTCCGCCGGAGTACATCGGCCAAGAGTACGAGACCAGTGAAACGCCTTCGCcgatttttccaaattatcCACTGACATCGTACGCGGAAGAGACACATCACAGACGTTCGAGGTCGTCGGTTTCGGACGCCGGGCTTGAGTTCACTGCACGCGACGAACGTTTAAAGCGTGATAGCCGATTCGAGTCGGAGCCGGAGGAAGCTTTGGCGGAAGAGATCGGCAGATCGAGGCGAACCAGATCGAATTTAGAAAGGTCTACGGACGACCATGTCTCGAGATCTAGAGATGTCGCGAGGCTGCGACCTCCCTTGGCCGCAGCAGCAGGTGTTTCGGCCGATTCTGGGACCGGTGATTCTGGAAGTGCGGAGATCCAAGTGGATCCCCTCGGCATTCCCAGAACAACGACCGCCGGTGAAATTCTAGATGGAAGGAACGGAGTTGAGAATGGCCAAGCCGCTAGTAAGTCGTCCATTAAAACTCCCACCGGGAACAATAAACAAACGGTGAAACTCTTCACGAAGGAAAGTCTCGACAGGTTGGAAAACAAGACCGTACAGCTCGTCAGAGATTATGGCTTTCAGCCGAAACGACGAATGTCGGTCGAAGATGGTGCGGTGCTTCCAAACAAATTCGAACCTTTCCCAACTGAGCTTTACGGTAGGCCTCTCGAGGAGATTGACAACTTTATCTACGACGAG ACATTCTGCGTGGTATCGAAGagatttcgtaaaaattacattcacCGATTCACGGCGACAAACAGCTGGTTCATATTTTCCCCGTGGAATCCTATAAGGCGGTATTGTATTTACCTAAGCACGAATCAGTACTTCGATTATATAGTCATGGCtacgataatattaaattgtgcCTTCCTCGCCATGACGGAAACTATCGAGGAAGCCGA ATATATATTCTTAGCTATATACACGGCCGAAATGGTGATCAAATCGATAGCCAAGGGATTTGCGCTCAATAAATACACTTACCTGCGAAATCCGTGGAACTGGTTGGATTTCGTGGTGATCACCAGTGGTTATGCGACTATTGGAATGGAAGTAGGAAATTTGGCTGGGTTGAGAACATTCCGAGTATTGAGAGCCCTCAAAACCGTTTCCATTATGCCTg gCTTAAAAACCATCATCAATGCATTGTTACATAGTTTTAAGCAACTTGCTGAAGTAATGACGCTCACGATCTTCTGCCTGATGGTTTTTGCACTTTTTGCTCTACAAGTTTACATGGGTGAACTTCGGAATAAATGCGTAAAAAATGTGGAATTCAATAATACTCAAGTCGATTGGAGAGA GTGGACTTGGAACTCGTCCAACTGGGCATTCGATGAAGACGAAGAACCAATAATTTGCGGTAACGCAACCGGCGCCAG GCACTGCAACGAAAGTTACATCTGTCTTTGTGTTGGCCCAAATCCAAACCATGGATATACAAATTTCGACAACTTTCTGTGGTCGATGCTCACCACGTTTCAATTGATTACTCTGGATTATTGGGAAGACGTCTATAATAAG GTATTGTCGGCGTGCGGACCTATCAGCGTCTCGTTCTTCACGGTGGTCGTGTTTTTCGGCTCGTTTTATTTGATCAATTTGATGCTCGCTGTCGTTGCGCTGAGCTACGAGGAGGAAGCCGAAATTACGAACGAG GAACGAAGAAAGGACTTAACCGACCATCGCGAGGACTCGACGTTTAGTTTCGACCCGACAAAAATCAATGTGAAGACGCTTGCCaaagaaaagcaaaagaaattaGACGCGAGGAAAGGAGTCCTGCTAAGTAGTTACACGCGCAAAAAAacacgaagaagaagacgtGGGAGAAGCACTGGCGGTTCTGGTTCATCTGGTCAAGATAAAGGTGGCTCTGTGCCAAGCAG GTCAGTGACTCCGAGCCCGAGCCCAAGTCCAAGACATTCGAACGTTCGACCGTCTCACTTACTTCTACAAAATATTAGCCCACGAACTGTAGAGAATAACGGGGTTCATAGATTGGCGCCAAATCGTGGAATGCTTCATTCTCGACAAGCAAGTAACAACAGTAATCAACACTCATCGTTAGACGACTCAGGCGTTGTCGACGATCACGATGGCGACGATGTCACATCCGTAGAAGAACACGACAGACGTGACAACAAAGAATCTAGGGCCCATTGGCAAGAGAGGATACCTACGAATAATAAGGCCGATGGCAATGCCGAAACTAATACGggtgaaacaaaaaatgaaacgaataacGAGACAGAAGTGGAcaatgagagagaaagatcaCAGGCAACTAATTCCGGCGGGTATCTTGGTGCACCTACGAACGTTCCAGTTTCTCTTGCCAGCGGGACTACTAGAGAAATTCGAGTGTTTAAATGCAACGGCgtgaaaacaaagaaacagaTGTACACCTTGCCGCCAGAGTATCTATCGCACATTGTTATTTTAG ATGATCTTCCCGATAGAAATTGTGAAAAGTGCATCCAATGCTGTATAGATTACGAGGGTTGGCTACGATTTCAGAATTGCTTGTACAAG GTAGTGAGAGATCCACTATTCGAGTTGACGATCACATTGTGCATCGTCCTGAACACTGGTTTTCTGGCAATGGAACACCACGGAATGAGCGAGTCGATCCGACAGGCGCTCAACATCGGTAATAAAGTGTTTACCAGTATCTTCACCTTCGAATGTTTGCTGAAACTGTTGGCGCTGAGTAAAGATTTCTTCGCCAACGGATGGAACAATTTCGATTTGATAATAGTGTCAGCGTCTCTGATAGATCTTACCTTTGAGCTGGTAGACGGCCTGTCCGTGATACGCGGACTGAGACTTCTGCGTGTGTTAAAACTGGCACAATCCTGGACGACGATGAAGGTTCTTCtcagtattattatttcaacaatcGGCGCCCTTGGAAATCTCACCTTAGTTTTGGTGATCGTGATTTACATATTTGCCGTGATCGGCATGCAATTATTCAGTAAAGACTACACTTTGGACAAATTTTACCCAGACCCGGTACCACGCTGGAACTTTAACGATTTCTTTCACTCGTTCATGatgatatttcgtatattatgCGGAGAATGGATCGAGCCCCTGTGGGACTGCATGCGAGCAGAAGAGGAAGACGGGCCTGAGGCTTGCTTCGCCATATTTTTACCAGCTCTCGTAATGGGTAATTTCATGGTGTTGAATCTTTTTCTTGCTTTGCTGCTCAACAGCTTTAATTCGGAGGAATTGAAacagaagaaagaggaagtcGGCGATGACTCGAAACTCGCaagatcgttcgatcgtaTCCGTTCGATTATACGGAAGAATAAATGTTCGCGCTTGTCTCAAGCTGTCGCTAAAGGTAAAGGGAAGGATGCTCGTTTCGAAAAGATCGTGCGACGGGTAATAGATCGGTCTGACAACGAGACTAAATACGCTATTCAAGAGACTGTACTCAGCCTTCCAAAAGATAACGTTTACAATAGATCTTATCAAGAAAGTTTAAATCAGCCCGTTTTTTCTTACGATCCAATGTACTCTCAGTCTCAAACAGAAGAACAAAGATACGGAcaaagagagaaggaagaagagaaggacGCCTCGCCAGACGACGAAAACGATTATTCGAGTAAGGAAAAAGAGATCGAGGCAAACGAAGGCAAAGAGGAGGAATGTCAAGAAGTCGATGTCGTGAGAGACTCTTCGTCTTCGAACAAAGCACCAGTTGAAGAAAGAGTCGCGATGCTACCTCAGACAGATCCATTTCCTAGACCCGAGGATCGGGTACCAAAACGACCTTGGCACGCGCTTGTCAGCTATGTCGATGAACTGACGGTTGGCGGTAGGAGAGATAGTAAAGGAAAATACATCGATGGTATGGGTTCTTTTCCTGGATTTGGAAGAAGCAACCGACGCAAAGAACCGCAAGATTGCTTTCCACGACAGTGTTATCAGAA GTGTACCTGCATCGACCGGTGTATTGCAACAACTATCGGCAAAAAATGGATCAGAATGCGAACAGTGATTCTTTCAGTCGTTGACACGCCTGCCTTCGAATGGATGATCCtagttttcatttttgcatCCTCCATAACTCTTTGTTTCGAAGATATTTATCTAGATGATAATCCTTTCTTGAAGAAAATCCTCTATTGGACCAATCTTGGCTTCTGCGCGCTTTTCACCATTGAGATGTTACTCAAGTGGTTAGCTCTGGGTTTCTGCAAATATTTCACCAGTTTTTGGACAATCTTGGATTTTATAATTGTCTTT GTATCAACATTTAGTCTGttgatagaagaaaatgaaaatttaaaagtgcTAAGATCTCTAAGAACCTTGAGAGCACTGAGACCATTAAGGGCGATATCGAGATGGCAAGGCATGAGG ATCGTAGTGAACGCGTTGATGTATGCGATACCTAGTATATTCAACGTGCTCCTCGTCTGTCTCGTGTTCTGGctgatattttctattatggGTGTACAATTTTTCGGCGGCAAGTTTTTCAAATGCGTTGACGAGTACGGCGAATTATTAGATATATCG ATTGTAAACACGAAAGACGACTGTCTGAGGAAAAATTACTCTTgggaaaatagtaaaattacgTTTGATCACGTCGGAATAGCTTATCTAGCTCTGTTCCAAGTAGCCACATTCGAAGGGTGGATGGAGGTGATGCAGGATGCAGTAGACGCAAGAGGTGTAGATCTTCAGCCTCAAAGAGAAGCAAACATCTACGCATATTTCTACTTTGTGATATTTATCGTTTGTGGCTCCTTTTTTACACTAAACCTCTTTATCGGAGTAATTATAGACAACTTTAATATGTTGAAGAAAAAG TACGAAGGTGGGGTGCTAGAAATGTTTTTGACCGAAAGTCAAAAGCACTACTACACTGCCATGAAAAAGCTTGGCCGTAAAAAGCCACAAAAAGTGATAAAGCGTCCGATGAATCAAATCCTCGCAATGTTTTACGACCTATCGAATTCACGCAG ATTTGAAATagcaattttcattttgatattccTCAACATGCTGACAATGGGAATCGAGCATTACGATCAGCCTCATCCAATCTTCTTCGTTCTCGAAGTGTCCAACGCATTTTTCACGACCGTTTTCGGTTTAGAGGCAATCGTGAAAATAATTGGGCTTCGATATCACTATTTCACAGTGCCATGGAACTTGTTCGATTTCCTCCTCGTGCTGGCATCCATATTAGGAATATTAATGGAGGATATTATGGTAGACTTTCCGGTGTCTCCGACGCTCCTGCGAGTCGTGAGAGTGTTCAGAATCGGTCGAATCTTAAGGCTCATAAAGGCAGCCAAAGGTATTCGTAAACTGCTCTTCGCTCTGGTGGTTAGTCTTCCGGCGCTGTTCAACATCGGTGCCCTGTTAGCtctaattacttttatttatgcCATTATCGGCATGTCGGTCTTTGGTCATGTTAAAAAGCAGGGCGCGCTCGATGATATG AAGCATGCAATTACTGTTTCGATTAATGACATCGGCCGGTTGGAACGATGTGTTAGAGTCTTTGATGGTACAACCACCGGATTGCGATCCTACTCCGACTAG
- the LOC132915116 gene encoding sodium channel protein 60E-like isoform X5: MIPSQGGREGYKGSANPPSNGSEDNGFANRPRVAGLYATNLFREEPIRFSSGETTRSHGLTRDTLERSPREIGSQRSLNLPTGIAEEFELLDRSRVGISRTPQPLRRGETDAARYEPRSRFDESATRRTDHYGSPPVQRIRESDDEQQEECIARSVCSTLRVSLLEFPRSDQTTWMESDVGDSKIPVSTDDLTGRRGPDDSSTFVTTSASILISPASETSECDAILPPEVEKSSPPPYAGLSPPEYIGQEYETSETPSPIFPNYPLTSYAEETHHRRSRSSVSDAGLEFTARDERLKRDSRFESEPEEALAEEIGRSRRTRSNLERSTDDHVSRSRDVARLRPPLAAAAGVSADSGTGDSGSAEIQVDPLGIPRTTTAGEILDGRNGVENGQAASKSSIKTPTGNNKQTVKLFTKESLDRLENKTVQLVRDYGFQPKRRMSVEDGAVLPNKFEPFPTELYGRPLEEIDNFIYDETFCVVSKRFRKNYIHRFTATNSWFIFSPWNPIRRYCIYLSTNQYFDYIVMATIILNCAFLAMTETIEEAEYIFLAIYTAEMVIKSIAKGFALNKYTYLRNPWNWLDFVVITSGYATIGMEVGNLAGLRTFRVLRALKTVSIMPGLKTIINALLHSFKQLAEVMTLTIFCLMVFALFALQVYMGELRNKCVKNVEFNNTQVDWREWTWNSSNWAFDEDEEPIICGNATGARHCNESYICLCVGPNPNHGYTNFDNFLWSMLTTFQLITLDYWEDVYNKVLSACGPISVSFFTVVVFFGSFYLINLMLAVVALSYEEEAEITNEERRKDLTDHREDSTFSFDPTKINVKTLAKEKQKKLDARKGVLLSSYTRKKTRRRRRGRSTGGSGSSGQDKGGSVPSRSVTPSPSPSPRHSNVRPSHLLLQNISPRTVENNGVHRLAPNRGMLHSRQASNNSNQHSSLDDSGVVDDHDGDDVTSVEEHDRRDNKESRAHWQERIPTNNKADGNAETNTGETKNETNNETEVDNERERSQATNSGGYLGAPTNVPVSLASGTTREIRVFKCNGVKTKKQMYTLPPEYLSHIVILDDLPDRNCEKCIQCCIDYEGWLRFQNCLYK; this comes from the exons ATGATACCTTCGCAAGGTGGCCGTGAGGGATACAAAGGTTCTGCCAACCCTCCGAGCAACGGCTCTGAGGACAATGGCTTCGCTAATCGACCCCGAGTGGCGGGCCTTTACGCGACGAATCTCTTCAGAGAAGAGCCCATTCGATTCTCGTCAGGAGAGACTACTCGATCTCATGGTCTCACGCGAGATACCCTCGAAAGATCGCCACGAGAGATTGGAAGCCAGAGAAGTTTAAATCTCCCTACGGGCATAGCCGAGGAATTCGAGCTTTTGGATCGGTCAAGAGTCGGGATTTCAAGAACACCCCAGCCATTAAGGAGAGGAGAGACGGACGCTGCTCGTTACGAACCTAGATCCAGATTCGATGAATCCGCCACCAGACGAACGGATCATTATGGATCGCCACCTGTCCAAAGGATTCGCGAGAGCGACGATGAGCAACAGGAAGAATGCATTGCTCGATCCGTGTGCAGTACCCTTCGTGTGTCTCTCCTTGAGTTTCCGCGCTCCGACCAGACAACGTGGATGGAGTCGGACGTTGGTGATTCTAAAATACCTGTTTCGACCGATGATCTTACTGGGAGAAGAGGGCCAGATGACAGTTCGACGTTCGTTACAACTTCTGCCTCGATACTTATTTCTCCGGCGAGCGAGACCAGCGAATGCGATGCAATCTTGCCCCCGGAAGTGGAGAAATCATCACCGCCACCGTATGCGGGCCTCAGTCCGCCGGAGTACATCGGCCAAGAGTACGAGACCAGTGAAACGCCTTCGCcgatttttccaaattatcCACTGACATCGTACGCGGAAGAGACACATCACAGACGTTCGAGGTCGTCGGTTTCGGACGCCGGGCTTGAGTTCACTGCACGCGACGAACGTTTAAAGCGTGATAGCCGATTCGAGTCGGAGCCGGAGGAAGCTTTGGCGGAAGAGATCGGCAGATCGAGGCGAACCAGATCGAATTTAGAAAGGTCTACGGACGACCATGTCTCGAGATCTAGAGATGTCGCGAGGCTGCGACCTCCCTTGGCCGCAGCAGCAGGTGTTTCGGCCGATTCTGGGACCGGTGATTCTGGAAGTGCGGAGATCCAAGTGGATCCCCTCGGCATTCCCAGAACAACGACCGCCGGTGAAATTCTAGATGGAAGGAACGGAGTTGAGAATGGCCAAGCCGCTAGTAAGTCGTCCATTAAAACTCCCACCGGGAACAATAAACAAACGGTGAAACTCTTCACGAAGGAAAGTCTCGACAGGTTGGAAAACAAGACCGTACAGCTCGTCAGAGATTATGGCTTTCAGCCGAAACGACGAATGTCGGTCGAAGATGGTGCGGTGCTTCCAAACAAATTCGAACCTTTCCCAACTGAGCTTTACGGTAGGCCTCTCGAGGAGATTGACAACTTTATCTACGACGAG ACATTCTGCGTGGTATCGAAGagatttcgtaaaaattacattcacCGATTCACGGCGACAAACAGCTGGTTCATATTTTCCCCGTGGAATCCTATAAGGCGGTATTGTATTTACCTAAGCACGAATCAGTACTTCGATTATATAGTCATGGCtacgataatattaaattgtgcCTTCCTCGCCATGACGGAAACTATCGAGGAAGCCGA ATATATATTCTTAGCTATATACACGGCCGAAATGGTGATCAAATCGATAGCCAAGGGATTTGCGCTCAATAAATACACTTACCTGCGAAATCCGTGGAACTGGTTGGATTTCGTGGTGATCACCAGTGGTTATGCGACTATTGGAATGGAAGTAGGAAATTTGGCTGGGTTGAGAACATTCCGAGTATTGAGAGCCCTCAAAACCGTTTCCATTATGCCTg gCTTAAAAACCATCATCAATGCATTGTTACATAGTTTTAAGCAACTTGCTGAAGTAATGACGCTCACGATCTTCTGCCTGATGGTTTTTGCACTTTTTGCTCTACAAGTTTACATGGGTGAACTTCGGAATAAATGCGTAAAAAATGTGGAATTCAATAATACTCAAGTCGATTGGAGAGA GTGGACTTGGAACTCGTCCAACTGGGCATTCGATGAAGACGAAGAACCAATAATTTGCGGTAACGCAACCGGCGCCAG GCACTGCAACGAAAGTTACATCTGTCTTTGTGTTGGCCCAAATCCAAACCATGGATATACAAATTTCGACAACTTTCTGTGGTCGATGCTCACCACGTTTCAATTGATTACTCTGGATTATTGGGAAGACGTCTATAATAAG GTATTGTCGGCGTGCGGACCTATCAGCGTCTCGTTCTTCACGGTGGTCGTGTTTTTCGGCTCGTTTTATTTGATCAATTTGATGCTCGCTGTCGTTGCGCTGAGCTACGAGGAGGAAGCCGAAATTACGAACGAG GAACGAAGAAAGGACTTAACCGACCATCGCGAGGACTCGACGTTTAGTTTCGACCCGACAAAAATCAATGTGAAGACGCTTGCCaaagaaaagcaaaagaaattaGACGCGAGGAAAGGAGTCCTGCTAAGTAGTTACACGCGCAAAAAAacacgaagaagaagacgtGGGAGAAGCACTGGCGGTTCTGGTTCATCTGGTCAAGATAAAGGTGGCTCTGTGCCAAGCAG GTCAGTGACTCCGAGCCCGAGCCCAAGTCCAAGACATTCGAACGTTCGACCGTCTCACTTACTTCTACAAAATATTAGCCCACGAACTGTAGAGAATAACGGGGTTCATAGATTGGCGCCAAATCGTGGAATGCTTCATTCTCGACAAGCAAGTAACAACAGTAATCAACACTCATCGTTAGACGACTCAGGCGTTGTCGACGATCACGATGGCGACGATGTCACATCCGTAGAAGAACACGACAGACGTGACAACAAAGAATCTAGGGCCCATTGGCAAGAGAGGATACCTACGAATAATAAGGCCGATGGCAATGCCGAAACTAATACGggtgaaacaaaaaatgaaacgaataacGAGACAGAAGTGGAcaatgagagagaaagatcaCAGGCAACTAATTCCGGCGGGTATCTTGGTGCACCTACGAACGTTCCAGTTTCTCTTGCCAGCGGGACTACTAGAGAAATTCGAGTGTTTAAATGCAACGGCgtgaaaacaaagaaacagaTGTACACCTTGCCGCCAGAGTATCTATCGCACATTGTTATTTTAG ATGATCTTCCCGATAGAAATTGTGAAAAGTGCATCCAATGCTGTATAGATTACGAGGGTTGGCTACGATTTCAGAATTGCTTGTACAAG TGA